From a region of the Candidatus Glassbacteria bacterium genome:
- a CDS encoding ribonuclease HI family protein: MPPLDDGYRWARQDSTGPGGVAQPTGGALDPAAEVRLFTDGGSRGNPGPAGTGVLLVQEHSGWSEDFSRFIGRATNNKAEYEALLDGLRLALQRGVRKLEHRTDSQLLVRQLEGAYKVKSPELRILFDQAKALISSFESFRTVHVPREQNRRADELANRAMDGAEANDQ, translated from the coding sequence ATGCCTCCCCTGGATGATGGCTACCGCTGGGCGCGCCAGGATTCCACCGGCCCCGGCGGAGTCGCACAGCCAACAGGCGGCGCACTGGACCCGGCCGCAGAGGTGCGGCTCTTTACCGACGGCGGCAGCAGGGGCAACCCGGGCCCGGCCGGGACCGGCGTGCTGCTGGTCCAGGAACACAGCGGCTGGTCGGAGGATTTTTCCAGATTCATCGGCCGGGCGACCAACAACAAGGCCGAGTACGAGGCCCTGCTCGACGGCCTCCGATTGGCGCTCCAGCGCGGAGTGCGCAAGCTGGAGCACCGGACTGACAGCCAGTTGCTGGTCCGTCAGCTCGAGGGAGCGTACAAGGTGAAATCCCCGGAGCTGAGGATCCTGTTCGACCAGGCGAAAGCACTGATCTCATCGTTCGAGTCGTTCCGCACTGTCCATGTGCCGCGGGAGCAGAACAGGCGGGCCGACGAGCTGGCCAACCGGGCGATGGACGGGGCGGAGGCAAATGATCAGTGA
- a CDS encoding DUF4837 family protein → MEGSGNGFLTAALSVLLSVLLLPAACGELDWNKPQAFGRQKEILVICDDNLWEQIEQPLRRQVERQLHAVRRERIFEIAQVSAEKVRHYKEWDKIILIESLENARLISFVVADSTMARLRQGEGLFFNQIDVWADGQRVVGLAAPADEDIPRLVVAHGEKIFNAFIRQVEAQEMSRMYHSGRDTLLADSLAVAQGFSIELPNVYAQIRQDSLAENELLFVHMKPVRSVFITWEENAAQLEKSQPALAANRSRLLEFIYPSQATLVERVDTSTVVANGLERLRVYGVWENREEISGGIYVSHLIESPEQKRRYYIDGLLFCPDLRRNKYRYLFQLDEILNTFQLHPDHKAPAQGRPRSK, encoded by the coding sequence ATGGAAGGCTCCGGCAACGGTTTCCTGACAGCCGCTTTATCGGTTCTGTTGTCAGTTCTGCTGCTCCCGGCCGCCTGTGGTGAGCTGGACTGGAACAAGCCTCAGGCGTTCGGCCGCCAGAAAGAAATCCTGGTGATCTGCGACGACAACCTGTGGGAGCAGATCGAGCAGCCGCTGCGCAGACAGGTGGAACGCCAGCTGCACGCCGTGCGCAGGGAGCGGATATTCGAGATCGCCCAGGTGAGCGCGGAAAAAGTCCGGCACTACAAGGAATGGGACAAGATAATCCTGATCGAATCGCTGGAGAACGCCCGGCTGATCAGTTTCGTGGTGGCCGACAGCACGATGGCCAGGCTGCGGCAGGGCGAGGGCCTCTTTTTCAACCAGATCGACGTCTGGGCCGACGGCCAGCGGGTGGTCGGCCTGGCCGCTCCCGCCGACGAGGATATCCCGCGGCTGGTGGTGGCCCACGGCGAGAAGATTTTCAACGCGTTTATCCGTCAGGTGGAGGCCCAGGAGATGTCCCGCATGTACCACAGCGGCCGCGACACGCTGCTGGCCGATTCGCTGGCTGTCGCGCAGGGATTTTCTATCGAACTGCCCAACGTTTACGCGCAGATCAGGCAGGATTCGCTGGCGGAGAACGAACTCCTGTTTGTCCACATGAAGCCGGTACGCAGTGTTTTTATCACCTGGGAAGAGAACGCAGCCCAATTGGAAAAAAGCCAGCCGGCTCTGGCCGCCAACCGCAGCCGGCTGCTTGAATTTATCTATCCCTCGCAGGCAACCCTGGTCGAGCGGGTGGACACCTCGACCGTCGTGGCTAACGGGCTGGAGCGGCTGCGGGTCTACGGGGTCTGGGAAAACCGCGAGGAAATCAGCGGCGGGATTTATGTCTCCCATCTCATCGAAAGCCCGGAGCAGAAACGCCGCTATTATATCGACGGCCTGCTGTTCTGCCCGGATCTGCGCAGGAACAAATACCGCTATCTTTTCCAGCTGGATGAGATCCTGAATACGTTCCAGCTGCACCCGGACCACAAGGCGCCGGCCCAGGGCAGGCCGCGGAGTAAATGA